The proteins below come from a single Macrobrachium rosenbergii isolate ZJJX-2024 unplaced genomic scaffold, ASM4041242v1 13875, whole genome shotgun sequence genomic window:
- the LOC136837879 gene encoding uncharacterized protein, with protein sequence MERALRPERLDILPTSPDAARVFKHWLFIFSQYKNATEGTNDVYLGMLANALSPENFELISDCSTYDDAIAKLNKVFIQPANGIVSRHRLATRRQMSGETIDEYLRALHKLSVDCNFKDVSSEVYRDESIRDAFIAGISSQHIRTRLLENKTLTLSAAADQARALELAFKDSQSYGIPSDECIPAAAVKSRPEYDDHAPVCEKADRSDAPDDDLVALTLQEKCFFCGYRCHPRKKCPAKEVNCRKCNKLGHLLRCV encoded by the coding sequence ATGGAACGCGCTCTTCGGCCAGAACGTCTCGATATTCTACCTACGTCCCCAGATGCTGCTCGAGTTTTCAAGCATTGGCTGTTCATCTTTTCCCAATACAAAAATGCTACTGAAGGAACTAACGACGTTTATCTTGGTATGCTTGCAAATGCATTATCGCCTGAGAACTTTGAGCTTATATCTGATTGCTCTACTTACGATGACGCCATCgcaaaactgaataaagtttTCATACAGCCTGCGAACGGAATTGTTTCTCGACATCGTCTTGCCACTCGTCGACAGATGTCAGGAGAAACAATAGACGAGTATTTACGTGCTCTGCACAAACTTAGCGTTGACTGCAACTTCAAGGACGTTTCTTCAGAGGTATATAGAGATGAAAGTATTCGTGATGCTTTTATTGCTGGGATTTCCTCTCAACATATTCGCACGagattacttgaaaacaaaacgcTTACGTTATCTGCTGCTGCTGACCAAGCCAGAGCTCTGGAACTTGCTTTCAAGGATTCGCAGTCTTATGGAATTCCTTCCGACGAATGTATCCCTGCAGCCGCCGTCAAATCTAGGCCTGAATATGATGATCATGCCCCTGTTTGTGAAAAGGCCGACAGGTCCGATGCTCCAGATGATGATTTAGTTGCTTTGACTCTACAAGAGAAATGTTTCTTCTGCGGGTACAGGTGTCATCCTAGAAAAAAGTGCCCTGCAAAGGAAGTTAATTGTCGAAAATGCAACAAACTTGGACATTTGCTAAGGTGTGTTTAA